In Xanthomonas theicola, a single genomic region encodes these proteins:
- a CDS encoding Tn3 family transposase, whose amino-acid sequence MASIERTAYPQFKRNPVVRELVAAYTPTDAEAAFVAEYTRQPAHRLTLTILLKTFQRLGYFPVLDEVPSAVVRHIRSALKLRVQVKPASIANASRYRYYRRIRQFLQVWAYSDGGLKIAARAVYEAAAVMDNPADLINVAIEQLVRDRVELPAFSTLDRLTRRIRTLVNGRYFAQIEARLTIDEKQRLEGLLQVEQGRQKSPLHAIKRLPKRSSLQHFQELIDHIAELGELVGSELHLAGIPEVKRKHFAAEARALDASELRKFRPAKRYAVLVCLIHRARVRTRDDLAEMFIKRMGNIHNLGREELERLRARYREKTEAIVATMSDVVRVLDHHRGDTEAGREIRRLVNAHGGVQMLQADCNAIAAHSGDNYLPLLWPFYKSHRATILRMVRMLDLASTTEDRSLIDAIELILTQERTRSNWLDEAVDLAFTTQLWRKTIVHRTERGGERIHRRLFEVCVFSSLANELKSGDVAVRGSETYADYREQLLPWEQCEPMLEDYCKQVGLPATAVGFVNALQSRLMQVVELTDQGYLENGQVVIGEDGIPVLKRSKAKEMSNGARALETAVLDRMRERSVIEILCDVAHWTRWPRHFGPLSGSDAKIEQPTERYVLTAFTYGCNLGPAQAARHLRGAVSAHMLSFVNRRHVDANKLAAACRDIINSYAGLQLPKCWGDGKSAAADGTKYDLYDQNLLASYHIRYGGYGGIAYHHVSDTYVALFSHFIPCGVWEAVYIIDGLLKNTSDIQPDTVHADTQGQSLPVFGLSHLLGIQLMPRIRNWREYKFFRPDEDIRYEHIDALFRDTVDWDLIETHWKDLMQVVLSINTGKIAASTLLRKLGNYSRKNRLYQAFKALGSAVRTLFLLQYISNRELREQITTSTNKVEAYNGFAKYFFFGGEGVIADNDPVEQEKAVKYNDLVSNAVIFYNVVEQTRIMKSLMRQGWKITREDVAFLSPYVTSHVKRFGDYLIDVEAVPEPYETELALVV is encoded by the coding sequence ATGGCGTCGATCGAACGGACCGCATACCCGCAATTCAAGCGCAACCCGGTCGTCCGCGAACTGGTTGCGGCCTACACGCCAACCGACGCTGAGGCGGCCTTCGTTGCCGAGTACACCCGGCAGCCTGCGCACCGCCTGACGCTGACGATCCTGCTCAAGACCTTCCAACGGCTGGGGTATTTCCCCGTATTGGACGAAGTCCCGTCGGCGGTGGTGCGCCATATCCGCAGCGCGCTGAAACTGCGCGTGCAGGTCAAGCCAGCGAGTATTGCCAACGCCTCGCGCTATCGCTACTACCGCCGGATCCGCCAATTCCTGCAGGTCTGGGCCTACAGCGACGGCGGGCTGAAGATTGCGGCACGCGCGGTATACGAAGCCGCTGCGGTGATGGATAACCCGGCGGACCTGATCAACGTGGCCATCGAACAGCTCGTGCGTGATCGCGTCGAGCTGCCGGCGTTCTCCACACTGGATCGCCTGACCCGGCGCATCCGCACGCTGGTCAACGGGCGCTATTTCGCCCAGATCGAGGCTCGGCTGACCATCGACGAAAAACAGCGCCTGGAAGGCCTCCTGCAGGTCGAACAGGGGCGTCAGAAGAGCCCGTTGCACGCGATCAAGCGCCTTCCCAAGCGCTCTTCGCTGCAGCATTTCCAGGAGTTGATCGACCATATCGCCGAACTGGGCGAATTGGTCGGCAGCGAGTTGCACCTGGCGGGCATCCCGGAGGTCAAGCGCAAGCACTTCGCCGCCGAGGCGCGGGCATTGGATGCTTCCGAGCTGCGCAAGTTTCGGCCCGCCAAGCGCTACGCCGTACTGGTGTGCTTGATCCACCGGGCCCGGGTCCGGACGCGCGACGATCTCGCGGAGATGTTCATCAAACGCATGGGGAACATCCACAACCTGGGCCGAGAGGAACTGGAGCGGCTGAGGGCGCGCTATCGCGAGAAGACCGAAGCGATCGTGGCGACGATGTCGGATGTGGTCCGCGTCCTCGACCATCATCGCGGCGACACCGAGGCGGGGCGTGAAATCCGCCGTCTGGTCAACGCCCACGGTGGCGTGCAGATGTTGCAGGCCGACTGCAACGCCATTGCGGCGCATAGTGGCGACAACTACTTGCCCCTGCTGTGGCCATTCTACAAAAGTCATCGCGCCACCATCCTGCGGATGGTGCGTATGCTGGACTTGGCCTCGACCACGGAGGACCGCTCGCTGATCGACGCGATCGAGCTGATCCTGACGCAGGAACGAACCCGCAGCAATTGGTTGGACGAAGCGGTCGATTTGGCGTTCACCACCCAGCTTTGGCGCAAGACCATCGTTCATCGCACCGAACGAGGCGGGGAGCGCATCCACCGGCGTCTGTTCGAGGTTTGTGTGTTCTCATCGCTGGCCAACGAACTGAAATCGGGCGACGTGGCTGTGCGCGGATCGGAAACCTACGCCGACTACCGCGAGCAGTTGCTGCCGTGGGAGCAGTGCGAACCTATGTTGGAGGATTACTGCAAGCAGGTGGGGCTGCCGGCCACGGCCGTGGGCTTCGTCAATGCCTTGCAATCGCGCCTGATGCAGGTCGTCGAGCTTACCGATCAGGGCTATCTGGAGAACGGCCAAGTGGTCATCGGCGAGGATGGCATCCCGGTGCTCAAGCGCAGCAAGGCCAAGGAGATGAGCAACGGGGCCCGCGCCCTAGAAACCGCCGTCCTAGACCGCATGCGCGAACGCAGCGTCATCGAGATCCTGTGCGATGTGGCCCACTGGACGCGCTGGCCCCGGCACTTCGGTCCTCTGTCCGGCTCGGACGCCAAGATCGAGCAACCGACCGAGCGCTACGTCCTCACTGCCTTCACCTATGGTTGCAACCTCGGACCGGCGCAGGCTGCCCGACACCTGCGTGGCGCCGTCTCGGCACACATGCTGTCATTCGTCAACCGCCGGCACGTGGATGCCAACAAACTGGCGGCGGCCTGTCGGGACATCATCAACAGCTACGCCGGCCTGCAGCTCCCCAAATGCTGGGGCGATGGCAAGAGCGCGGCCGCCGACGGCACCAAATACGACCTCTACGACCAGAATCTTCTCGCCTCGTACCACATCCGCTATGGCGGCTACGGCGGCATCGCCTACCACCACGTGTCCGATACGTACGTCGCGCTGTTCAGCCACTTCATTCCGTGCGGTGTCTGGGAGGCGGTCTACATCATCGATGGCCTGCTGAAGAACACCTCCGACATCCAGCCGGACACCGTCCACGCCGACACGCAGGGACAGTCGCTGCCGGTCTTCGGCCTTTCGCATCTGCTGGGCATCCAGCTGATGCCGCGCATCCGCAACTGGCGCGAATACAAGTTCTTCCGCCCCGACGAGGACATTCGCTACGAACACATCGACGCGCTGTTCCGGGACACTGTCGACTGGGATCTGATCGAGACCCACTGGAAGGACCTGATGCAGGTCGTGCTCTCGATCAACACCGGCAAGATCGCGGCCTCGACGTTGCTTCGCAAGCTGGGCAACTACAGCCGCAAGAACCGGCTGTACCAGGCCTTCAAGGCGCTCGGTTCAGCCGTGCGCACCTTGTTCCTGCTGCAGTACATCTCCAACCGCGAGTTGCGCGAACAGATCACCACCTCGACCAACAAGGTGGAGGCCTACAACGGCTTCGCAAAGTATTTCTTCTTCGGCGGGGAAGGGGTGATTGCCGACAACGACCCCGTCGAGCAGGAGAAAGCCGTCAAGTACAACGACCTGGTCTCCAATGCCGTCATCTTCTACAACGTGGTCGAACAGACCCGGATCATGAAGTCTCTGATGCGGCAGGGGTGGAAGATCACGCGAGAGGACGTGGCTTTCCTCAGCCCGTACGTGACCAGCCATGTGAAGCGCTTCGGGGATTACCTGATTGATGTGGAGGCGGTCCCGGAACCGTATGAGACTGAACTGGCATTGGTAGTATAG
- a CDS encoding DNA-binding protein, giving the protein MARSGLYKSDVQRARDSLRATGKHPSVDAVRVALGNTGSKTTIHRYLRELEDEDGRRPGAKVAISDALQDLVSRLAERLHAEAETLVAQAQARFQAQLQERTQTLEQARQEADSLRTQLQRCETALQAEREAGEAARNEVASRTTELAQLEERISGLTVRVAEHDAHAKSLEHKHEHAREALEHYRASVKDQREQEQRRHEHQVQELQVALRQANEALTAKNHDLMQLNRENGQWLERQTRLERELTQARQRADAQQRERDSLRLAAAEHQALQVRWTGDVQALESVRTELAAALTDLVEERQRREHAEVETLRATVRLSTLEQLLAQLRPPRLVDEHEKTIAAGAMPAG; this is encoded by the coding sequence ATGGCAAGGTCCGGGTTGTACAAAAGCGACGTGCAACGTGCCCGCGATAGCCTGCGCGCAACGGGCAAGCATCCGTCCGTGGACGCGGTCCGGGTGGCGCTCGGCAACACGGGCTCCAAGACCACCATCCACCGCTATCTGAGGGAGTTGGAAGACGAGGACGGACGGCGCCCCGGCGCCAAGGTCGCCATTAGCGACGCGCTGCAGGATCTGGTCAGCCGCCTCGCCGAGCGCTTGCACGCCGAGGCTGAGACGTTGGTGGCGCAGGCCCAGGCGCGCTTCCAGGCGCAGCTTCAAGAGCGTACCCAAACGCTGGAGCAGGCCCGGCAAGAGGCTGACTCACTCAGGACGCAGCTGCAACGCTGCGAGACCGCCCTGCAGGCCGAACGCGAGGCGGGCGAGGCCGCCAGGAACGAGGTGGCCAGCCGCACCACCGAGCTGGCCCAACTGGAGGAGCGGATCTCCGGCCTGACCGTTCGCGTGGCCGAGCACGACGCCCATGCGAAATCGTTGGAACACAAGCACGAACACGCCAGGGAAGCTCTGGAGCACTACCGCGCCTCGGTCAAGGACCAGCGCGAGCAGGAACAGCGCCGGCATGAGCACCAGGTGCAGGAGCTGCAGGTCGCCCTACGGCAGGCCAACGAGGCCTTGACCGCCAAGAACCACGATCTGATGCAGCTCAACCGGGAAAACGGCCAGTGGCTGGAACGCCAGACCCGCCTGGAGCGGGAACTGACGCAGGCACGCCAGCGGGCCGACGCCCAGCAACGCGAGCGCGATTCGCTGCGCCTGGCGGCCGCCGAGCACCAAGCCCTGCAGGTGCGCTGGACCGGCGATGTCCAAGCGCTGGAAAGCGTGCGCACCGAGCTGGCTGCAGCGCTGACCGATCTGGTCGAGGAGCGCCAGCGCCGGGAACACGCCGAGGTGGAGACCTTGCGGGCCACGGTACGTCTGAGCACGCTGGAACAGCTCCTGGCGCAGCTGCGACCACCGCGCCTCGTTGACGAACACGAAAAGACCATCGCAGCCGGTGCAATGCCGGCAGGCTGA
- the xopG gene encoding XopG/HopH/AvrPtoH family type III secretion system effector, whose amino-acid sequence MNITPTSHPCIFVSHDEQDAHFPGEVESSLNRLRSGPSGNNLLDELRNFESRNKRVTIERDNSDDPGARPCLTEKQQKKYGRDRVNDPSVTNTLITKSRNFLGIKKNGKGTSVTVKWSPNLGFKTDEEGMAQPDHSNPESAFVILGHELIHAKHMMQGTHKGLSGHKYAAGTPAAKEEWRAIGLGKYEGRETSEYSICDEHGITRRSAYPGFNDP is encoded by the coding sequence ATGAATATCACTCCTACAAGCCATCCATGTATATTTGTATCTCATGATGAGCAAGATGCACATTTTCCAGGGGAAGTGGAGAGTTCTCTGAATAGGCTAAGAAGCGGACCAAGTGGCAATAATCTGCTCGATGAGTTAAGGAATTTTGAGTCAAGGAATAAGAGAGTAACTATAGAGAGAGACAATAGCGATGATCCTGGGGCACGCCCATGCCTCACAGAAAAGCAGCAGAAAAAGTATGGTCGAGACAGGGTAAATGATCCGAGCGTCACCAACACCCTCATTACAAAGTCACGCAATTTCCTTGGGATAAAGAAAAATGGAAAGGGCACAAGCGTAACCGTCAAATGGTCGCCAAACTTGGGTTTCAAAACGGATGAAGAAGGCATGGCGCAGCCTGATCATTCCAATCCCGAAAGTGCCTTTGTAATTCTTGGTCACGAGCTGATTCACGCAAAGCATATGATGCAGGGAACCCATAAAGGCCTGAGCGGGCATAAATATGCTGCAGGAACTCCTGCAGCCAAGGAAGAATGGCGAGCTATTGGTCTGGGCAAATATGAGGGGCGGGAAACGTCAGAATACTCAATATGCGATGAGCATGGCATTACGCGCCGCAGTGCCTATCCTGGATTCAATGACCCCTGA
- a CDS encoding ATP-grasp domain-containing protein gives MTPHDAPLLILSHVCHPAVTDGFVPAAQRLGVPVLVLTDHGHAHLAHFRRHPPAVPVHVLECDVFNPLGVLDLLSTVQVQPRAVFSNSDHLQTSAALVAAALGVPGKDWQVCYAAKNKAAMRQRLRARGLPAPWFRSLAPGVPVPAQAPWPLIAKPREGVASLDVRHCADRAALQAYLDDFWLRHPQRSVLLEGMLQGPLFTVETLGDGQRLQALGGFDVRLSPPPHFVECEASWRGDPDTPALRQALAQLQAFGIGFGACHSEFILTADGPVLVEINYRSIGDGREFLLDRMFGGRWFDSVLGLHLGQPLPTLRAQREHALVRYYVAEAEGTLAVASDDQACNGTHWEARYRRLRQPGDSIRLSHSNKDYLGALDVLADTAPDLPRALAAAEAPLHWRIEGGAGAQP, from the coding sequence ATGACCCCGCATGACGCTCCCCTGTTGATCCTGAGCCACGTCTGCCATCCCGCGGTTACCGATGGCTTCGTCCCCGCCGCGCAGCGCCTGGGCGTGCCGGTGCTGGTGCTGACCGACCACGGCCACGCGCACCTGGCGCACTTCCGCCGGCATCCGCCGGCGGTGCCGGTCCACGTGCTGGAGTGCGACGTGTTCAATCCGCTCGGCGTGCTCGACCTGCTCAGCACCGTGCAAGTGCAGCCGCGCGCGGTGTTCAGCAACAGCGACCATCTGCAGACCAGCGCCGCGCTGGTCGCCGCCGCGCTGGGAGTGCCGGGCAAGGACTGGCAGGTCTGCTATGCGGCCAAGAACAAGGCCGCGATGCGCCAGCGGCTGCGCGCGCGCGGCCTGCCGGCGCCGTGGTTCCGCAGCCTGGCGCCGGGCGTGCCGGTGCCGGCGCAGGCGCCCTGGCCGTTGATCGCCAAGCCGCGCGAGGGGGTGGCCAGCCTGGACGTGCGCCACTGTGCCGATCGCGCCGCGCTGCAAGCCTATCTGGACGATTTCTGGCTGCGCCACCCGCAGCGCAGCGTGTTGCTGGAAGGCATGCTGCAGGGGCCGCTGTTCACGGTGGAGACGCTCGGCGACGGGCAGCGCCTGCAGGCGCTGGGCGGTTTCGACGTGCGCTTGTCGCCGCCGCCGCACTTCGTCGAATGCGAAGCCAGCTGGCGCGGCGATCCCGACACGCCGGCGCTGCGCCAGGCGCTGGCGCAGTTGCAGGCGTTCGGCATCGGCTTCGGCGCCTGCCACAGCGAATTCATCCTTACCGCCGACGGGCCGGTGCTGGTGGAGATCAACTACCGCAGCATCGGCGACGGCCGCGAGTTCCTGCTCGACCGCATGTTCGGCGGGCGCTGGTTCGACAGCGTGCTCGGCCTGCATCTGGGGCAGCCGCTGCCGACGCTGCGCGCGCAGCGCGAACATGCGCTGGTGCGCTACTACGTCGCCGAGGCCGAAGGCACTCTGGCCGTGGCCAGCGACGATCAGGCGTGCAACGGCACGCACTGGGAGGCGCGCTATCGGCGCCTGCGGCAACCCGGCGACAGCATCCGCCTCAGCCACTCCAACAAGGACTACCTGGGCGCACTGGACGTGCTCGCCGACACCGCGCCCGACCTGCCGCGCGCGCTGGCCGCCGCCGAGGCGCCGCTGCACTGGCGGATCGAAGGCGGCGCGGGAGCGCAGCCATGA
- a CDS encoding IucA/IucC family protein produces the protein MNLDDRRYIDLRIIDACLREDLHGIVSRGGAATPPPALLAAWPAPLPGAIWWRIAHLPDGELWLPLQRRGYLQDLSACSDGWLLRDGDRIAFESGAGAWLARMSAGLDADTQRLHRAYADEADCAVRQRALARQAYAQQRPLLAAALDTADAHERAYRCEQLASHRDHPFYPTARAKAGLDDAQLPHYAPEFAPRFALRWLALPATQAAQTTPPPAFWPRPSMLGLAPALDASHIAWPLHPLTFARLGEDGFALPDGAIAAPQPWLQVRPSLSVRTLIPLDHPDHHLKLPLPMRTLGALNLRLIKPSTLYDGHWFERVLRDIANHDPALSERYLHVDEAHAGQVGEARHLAYLLRRYPPLPEATLVPVAGLCAALPDGRALALHLAERFHGGDLHAWWDAYLALMCQVHLRLWLRYGIALEANQQNSVLIYARGRAPRLLLKDNDAARVKLSRLYAQRPQLAQLGPPRDARIAVEDEAALARMFCTIIVQLDLQAVLEGLADAQPALRAPLYAHLRAHLHGTLRALHAEGVDTAPAHALLAAPRLPVKYLLSAGSLFGKQITGAADINKFYGDSAPNLLREEPATTAAPAASAPAQATALAHGASR, from the coding sequence ATGAACCTGGACGACCGCCGCTACATCGACCTGCGCATCATCGATGCCTGCCTGCGCGAGGACCTGCACGGCATCGTCAGCCGCGGCGGCGCCGCCACGCCGCCGCCGGCGCTGCTCGCGGCCTGGCCGGCGCCGCTGCCCGGCGCGATCTGGTGGCGCATCGCGCACCTGCCCGACGGCGAACTGTGGCTGCCGCTGCAACGCCGCGGCTACCTGCAGGACCTCAGCGCCTGCAGCGATGGCTGGCTGCTGCGCGACGGCGACCGCATCGCGTTCGAATCCGGCGCCGGCGCCTGGCTGGCACGGATGAGCGCCGGACTGGACGCGGACACGCAGCGCCTGCACCGCGCCTATGCCGACGAAGCGGACTGCGCGGTGCGCCAGCGGGCGCTGGCGCGGCAGGCCTACGCGCAACAGCGCCCGCTGCTGGCCGCCGCGCTGGACACAGCCGATGCGCACGAACGCGCCTACCGCTGCGAACAGCTGGCCAGCCATCGCGACCATCCGTTCTATCCGACCGCGCGTGCCAAGGCCGGGCTGGACGACGCGCAGCTGCCGCACTATGCGCCCGAGTTCGCGCCGCGCTTCGCGCTGCGCTGGCTGGCGCTGCCGGCGACGCAGGCCGCGCAGACCACGCCGCCGCCGGCGTTCTGGCCGCGCCCGAGCATGCTCGGGCTGGCGCCGGCACTGGACGCCAGCCATATCGCCTGGCCGCTGCACCCGCTGACCTTCGCGCGCCTGGGCGAAGACGGCTTCGCGCTGCCCGACGGCGCGATCGCCGCGCCGCAGCCGTGGCTGCAGGTGCGCCCGTCGCTGTCGGTACGCACGCTGATCCCGTTGGATCATCCAGATCACCACCTCAAGCTGCCGCTGCCGATGCGCACCCTGGGCGCGCTCAACCTGCGCCTGATCAAGCCGTCCACGCTGTACGACGGGCACTGGTTCGAACGCGTGCTGCGCGACATCGCCAACCACGATCCGGCCTTGAGCGAACGCTACCTGCACGTGGACGAAGCCCACGCCGGCCAGGTCGGCGAGGCGCGCCACCTGGCCTATCTGCTGCGTCGCTATCCGCCGTTGCCGGAGGCGACGCTGGTGCCGGTGGCCGGCCTGTGCGCGGCGCTGCCGGACGGCCGTGCGCTGGCGCTGCACCTGGCCGAGCGCTTCCATGGCGGCGATCTGCACGCCTGGTGGGACGCCTACCTCGCGTTGATGTGCCAGGTGCACCTGCGGCTGTGGCTGCGCTACGGCATCGCGCTGGAGGCCAACCAGCAGAACAGCGTGCTGATCTACGCCCGCGGCCGCGCGCCGCGACTGCTGCTGAAGGACAACGACGCGGCACGGGTGAAGCTGTCGCGGCTGTATGCGCAGCGTCCGCAGCTGGCGCAACTGGGGCCGCCGCGCGACGCGCGCATCGCAGTGGAAGACGAGGCCGCGCTGGCGCGGATGTTCTGCACCATCATCGTGCAGCTGGACCTGCAGGCGGTGCTGGAAGGCCTGGCCGACGCGCAGCCCGCACTGCGCGCGCCGCTGTACGCGCACCTGCGCGCGCACCTGCACGGCACCCTGCGTGCGCTGCATGCCGAAGGCGTCGACACCGCTCCGGCGCACGCCTTGCTGGCGGCGCCGCGGCTGCCGGTGAAGTACCTGCTCAGTGCCGGCAGCCTGTTCGGCAAGCAGATCACCGGCGCCGCCGACATCAACAAGTTCTACGGCGACAGCGCCCCCAATCTGCTGCGCGAGGAACCGGCCACGACGGCCGCCCCCGCGGCATCGGCACCGGCGCAAGCGACGGCGCTGGCGCACGGGGCATCGCGATGA
- a CDS encoding MFS transporter → MKRVLGPVLAAHYLAAFTALGMPLFLPRVLEQLAPGAAIGWSGVLYVLPTLCTALTASAWGRLADRYGRKRSLLRAQLGLALGFAMAGFAPDLGWLVAGLVVQGACGGSLAATNAYLTTQARTGPLARALDWTQFSARLAMVTAPALLGLASTLGPAQSLYRYLALLPLLAFALSWRLPADPPWPGPARAATDADAHTDASRRRQRCALWSTQFLFCFAMVVTFPYFLPYAQAQGIGSAAAAGLLYSLPHLVYLVLLPCWRGREHGASPLPAGLALFALACLLQATLHAPGWLIGARVLFGVGMWMALRGLNRSLAGVAGTHAAGQLFGRFDAVGKYAGVAGGALAGALVQGHGLAVPFLAATVAALLALAPALSLTSVRRTAHVTARDA, encoded by the coding sequence ATGAAGCGCGTGCTCGGCCCGGTGCTGGCCGCGCACTACCTGGCCGCGTTCACCGCCCTGGGCATGCCGCTGTTCCTGCCGCGCGTGCTGGAACAGCTGGCGCCGGGCGCGGCGATCGGCTGGAGCGGGGTGCTGTACGTGCTGCCGACCCTGTGCACCGCGCTCACCGCCAGCGCCTGGGGCCGGCTGGCCGACCGCTACGGGCGCAAGCGCTCGTTGCTGCGCGCGCAGCTCGGCCTGGCGCTGGGCTTCGCGATGGCCGGCTTCGCCCCCGACCTGGGCTGGCTGGTGGCCGGGCTGGTCGTGCAGGGCGCCTGCGGCGGCTCGCTGGCCGCGACCAACGCCTACCTGACCACGCAGGCGCGCACCGGGCCGCTGGCGCGCGCACTGGACTGGACCCAGTTCTCGGCGCGGCTGGCGATGGTCACCGCACCGGCGCTGCTCGGCCTGGCCAGCACGCTGGGTCCGGCGCAATCGCTGTACCGCTACCTGGCGCTGCTGCCGCTGCTCGCCTTCGCGCTGAGCTGGCGGCTGCCCGCCGACCCGCCGTGGCCAGGCCCGGCCAGGGCCGCGACCGATGCCGACGCGCACACCGACGCCAGCCGGCGCCGGCAGCGCTGCGCGCTGTGGAGCACGCAGTTCCTGTTCTGTTTCGCGATGGTGGTGACCTTCCCGTATTTCCTGCCGTACGCGCAGGCGCAGGGCATCGGCAGCGCCGCCGCCGCGGGCCTGCTGTACAGCCTGCCGCATCTGGTCTACCTGGTGCTGCTGCCGTGCTGGCGCGGCCGCGAGCACGGCGCCTCGCCGCTGCCGGCGGGGCTGGCGCTGTTCGCGCTGGCGTGCCTGCTGCAGGCCACCTTGCACGCGCCGGGCTGGCTGATCGGGGCGCGCGTGCTGTTCGGCGTGGGCATGTGGATGGCGCTGCGCGGACTCAACCGCAGCCTCGCCGGCGTGGCCGGCACGCACGCCGCCGGGCAGCTGTTCGGCCGCTTCGATGCGGTCGGCAAGTACGCCGGCGTGGCCGGCGGCGCACTCGCCGGCGCCCTGGTGCAAGGCCACGGCCTGGCCGTGCCGTTCCTCGCCGCGACCGTCGCGGCCCTGCTGGCGCTGGCGCCGGCCCTCTCGCTCACTTCCGTACGGAGAACCGCGCATGTCACCGCTCGCGATGCATGA
- a CDS encoding IucA/IucC family protein, whose product MSPLAMHDPLHDPWYASLAQAQAITCWLNCYLREVAIGRGQAEFDYRGLDRPGIATAGERWLRLQLPSGALLCIRLAQTDTLGRCRFDSAPYLKANGQPWHCLDAAALVRLLLQELADGEAFNAELLAQSDNSIAVTAQLLRCAEAAAPSGEAMIDAEQSMLWGHALHPTPKSREGVPLAQVLACAPEARSQFPLFWFRIDPRLYRAQGLDVRATLAQAGAGPDLYPCHPWEAERVLAHPLLRQAQACGWIEPLGERGLALRPTSSIRTLYHAELDYFLKLSVHVRLTNCVRKNAWYELESAVALTRLLAPTWRELAQRVPGFEVLLEPAATDLDFSALGGDAQACRELGESFGMLYRQAIPAPQRLRFQPQVAGALFTRDARGEAACAAPLRALAGRYGSLDAATAAWFHAYTRLLLDGVWSAWFDYGIVLEPHLQNTVIGCVDGLPARVWIRDLEGTKLLPARWPAARLHGMSQTARQSLYYSAEQGWNRIAYCALVNNLAEAIFHLADGHDRLERQLWGIVGTIAQAWQQRHGTQPALQALLDGAPLPAKNNLRLRLLQRADRHADYTLLPNPIAMPAPRQAAA is encoded by the coding sequence ATGTCACCGCTCGCGATGCATGACCCGCTGCACGACCCGTGGTACGCCAGCCTGGCGCAAGCGCAGGCGATCACCTGCTGGCTCAACTGTTACCTGCGCGAAGTGGCGATCGGCCGCGGCCAGGCCGAGTTCGACTACCGCGGCCTCGACCGTCCCGGCATCGCCACGGCCGGCGAGCGCTGGCTGCGCCTGCAACTGCCTTCGGGCGCACTGCTGTGCATCCGCCTGGCCCAGACCGACACGCTGGGTCGCTGCCGCTTCGACTCGGCGCCGTACCTGAAGGCGAACGGACAACCGTGGCACTGCCTGGACGCGGCCGCGCTGGTGCGCCTGCTGTTGCAGGAACTGGCCGACGGCGAGGCGTTCAATGCCGAATTGCTGGCGCAGAGCGACAACAGCATCGCGGTGACCGCACAGCTGCTGCGCTGCGCCGAGGCCGCCGCGCCCAGCGGCGAGGCGATGATCGATGCCGAGCAATCGATGCTGTGGGGGCACGCGCTGCACCCGACGCCGAAGAGCCGCGAAGGCGTGCCGCTGGCGCAGGTGCTGGCCTGCGCGCCGGAAGCGCGCAGCCAGTTTCCGCTGTTCTGGTTCCGCATCGACCCGCGCCTGTACCGCGCGCAGGGCCTGGACGTGCGCGCCACGCTGGCGCAGGCCGGCGCCGGGCCGGACCTGTATCCCTGCCATCCGTGGGAAGCCGAGCGCGTGCTGGCGCATCCGCTGCTGCGCCAGGCGCAGGCGTGCGGCTGGATCGAACCGCTGGGCGAACGCGGCCTGGCGCTGCGCCCGACCTCCTCGATACGCACGCTCTACCACGCCGAGCTGGATTACTTCCTCAAGCTGTCGGTGCACGTGCGCCTGACCAACTGCGTGCGCAAGAACGCCTGGTACGAGCTGGAAAGCGCGGTCGCGCTGACCCGCCTGCTGGCGCCGACCTGGCGCGAACTGGCGCAGCGCGTGCCGGGCTTCGAGGTGTTGCTGGAGCCGGCCGCCACCGATCTGGACTTCTCCGCGCTGGGCGGCGATGCGCAGGCCTGCCGCGAGCTCGGCGAAAGCTTCGGCATGCTCTACCGGCAGGCGATCCCGGCGCCGCAACGGCTGCGTTTCCAACCGCAGGTGGCCGGTGCGCTGTTCACCCGCGATGCGCGCGGCGAGGCCGCCTGCGCAGCGCCGCTGCGGGCGCTGGCAGGCCGCTACGGCAGCCTGGATGCGGCCACCGCGGCCTGGTTCCATGCCTACACGCGGCTGTTGCTGGACGGCGTGTGGAGCGCCTGGTTCGACTACGGCATCGTGCTCGAGCCGCACCTGCAGAACACCGTGATCGGCTGCGTGGACGGGCTGCCGGCGCGGGTCTGGATCCGCGACCTGGAAGGCACCAAGCTGCTGCCGGCGCGCTGGCCCGCCGCGCGCCTGCACGGGATGTCGCAGACCGCGCGGCAGTCGCTGTACTACAGCGCCGAGCAGGGCTGGAACCGGATCGCCTACTGCGCCCTGGTCAACAACCTGGCCGAGGCGATCTTCCATCTGGCCGACGGCCACGACCGCCTTGAACGGCAGTTGTGGGGAATCGTCGGCACTATCGCCCAGGCATGGCAGCAGCGCCACGGCACGCAACCGGCGCTGCAGGCGCTGCTCGATGGCGCGCCGCTGCCGGCCAAGAACAACCTGCGCCTGCGCCTGCTGCAGCGCGCCGACCGCCATGCCGACTACACCTTGCTGCCCAACCCGATCGCGATGCCGGCGCCGCGGCAGGCCGCGGCATGA